A stretch of Caballeronia sp. NK8 DNA encodes these proteins:
- a CDS encoding sigma 54-interacting transcriptional regulator: MRLVLHHDDPRALHAALRERGLPDELEASATGDGPFVVVVIAQGNCVADAAARWLRRHPLPAGFIVGCTPATRADCQPEAWWPASLCDMVLADDEDMLLDEIARRVDRLAEMESILDAEWLRERAVGASAIWRNTLRSVAEIGRFGDGACLLLGESGCGKELLARLVHDLDPVRRRGPFVVVDCTTLSPELSGSELFGHAKGAFTHAVSARDGAVAMADGGTLFLDEIGELEPRLQARLLRVIQERTYKRIGEDVWRKSDFRLICATNRDLEGEVLAGRFRNDLYFRIARWTVRAPSLAERRDDIPLLVAHFLAEHSDAAPQVMPEVMQRLVAADYQGNVRELRNVVLRLADRQRGFRVLSTGCLGDVCAAGATPGWEQAFALAVEGALNAGLGLKNIGQIAETLAVELAERRAGSTSRAAELLRVTPRALQLRRQMRPSDAG; this comes from the coding sequence ATGCGCCTCGTTCTGCATCACGATGATCCCCGCGCGCTGCATGCGGCGTTGCGCGAGCGCGGCCTGCCCGACGAGCTCGAAGCGAGCGCGACCGGCGACGGCCCGTTCGTGGTCGTCGTGATCGCGCAAGGCAACTGCGTCGCCGATGCCGCCGCGCGCTGGCTGCGGCGTCATCCATTGCCGGCGGGCTTCATCGTCGGTTGCACGCCGGCTACGCGCGCCGACTGCCAGCCCGAAGCCTGGTGGCCCGCGTCGCTGTGCGACATGGTCCTCGCCGACGACGAAGACATGCTGCTCGATGAAATCGCGCGACGTGTCGATCGTCTTGCTGAAATGGAGTCGATCCTCGATGCGGAGTGGCTGCGCGAGCGCGCAGTCGGCGCATCGGCGATCTGGCGCAATACGTTGCGCTCGGTCGCGGAAATCGGCCGCTTCGGCGACGGCGCGTGCCTGCTGCTCGGCGAAAGCGGCTGCGGCAAGGAACTGCTCGCGCGCCTCGTGCACGATCTCGATCCGGTGCGCAGGCGCGGCCCGTTCGTCGTCGTCGATTGCACGACCCTGAGTCCCGAACTGTCGGGCAGCGAGCTGTTCGGTCACGCGAAGGGCGCGTTCACGCACGCGGTGTCGGCACGCGACGGCGCCGTTGCGATGGCCGACGGCGGCACGCTCTTTCTCGATGAGATCGGCGAACTGGAGCCGCGTCTGCAAGCGCGTCTCTTGCGCGTGATCCAGGAGCGCACGTACAAGCGCATCGGCGAGGATGTGTGGCGCAAGTCGGACTTCCGGCTCATCTGCGCGACCAATCGCGATCTCGAAGGCGAAGTGCTCGCGGGGCGTTTTCGCAACGACCTGTACTTCCGCATCGCGCGATGGACCGTGCGCGCGCCGAGTCTCGCCGAACGTCGCGACGACATCCCGTTGCTGGTCGCGCACTTTCTGGCCGAACACAGCGATGCCGCGCCGCAGGTCATGCCCGAAGTGATGCAGCGGCTCGTCGCGGCTGATTATCAGGGCAATGTGCGCGAGCTGCGCAATGTGGTGCTGCGGCTCGCGGACCGGCAGCGCGGCTTTCGCGTGCTGAGCACCGGCTGTCTCGGCGATGTCTGCGCGGCCGGCGCGACGCCTGGTTGGGAGCAGGCGTTTGCCCTCGCGGTGGAAGGCGCGCTCAATGCCGGACTCGGATTGAAGAACATCGGGCAGATCGCGGAGACGCTCGCCGTCGAGCTGGCGGAGCGTCGCGCCGGATCGACGAGCCGTGCGGCGGAATTGCTGCGCGTCACGCCGCGGGCGCTGCAACTGCGGCGGCAGATGCGGCCTTCGGATGCAGGTTGA